TTGCGCATAGGTAGCTTCAATTAAATACACACTACCCAATTTATACATTTGATACACATGTATAAGCTCGTGAATTAGCCAGCTCATATCGCTGTTGCCAGGGGTGCAATTTAAGGGTCGGGTAAAATTGATGGTATAAAACAGGCAAAGCCCTAATTGATGGCTGCCCCTGAAAAAAGCCCCTGTTTTAGCTAAAACAGAGTATTCGTCAATGCGTATTTGCTGCCAGGGCAAGGTGTTTGAGCCGTAAACTAATTGCGCCTCGTGCAGTTCAAGGGGGGTTAAATGGCGGGTTTGGCGTTTAAATAATTGCCAAAATGCCTGGTTTAACTCTACCCACCCTAAAATATCAAGTAATTTGCACAAAAAACCACCCATCCACAATAAAGGCACAACCCATAATTTATGCAGCGGTAAAGTAGCAGGTGCTACGGGTAAAACAGTAAAATGCTTTGCAAACCTCAGTAGGCGTACGGGTAATTGCCCCCGCCAAGTAGTATTAATTCGCATATTGACACTTAATAACGAGCAGAAAGAAAAAGAAATACGCAATACAAGGCCAAATATCCGGAGAAATTGACAATAGCCCGTTTAAATAAAGTTAAGACAAGTATTACGATTGTAAATTCATAAAAAACTTAACGACTTATTTATTAGTTGTTATTGGTTTTGTATCTTTACATCTTAATTATTCTGCTCGATTTATTTTAGATGCAATGCGTTCTTATTTTGAAACTCAGTTTTTATTGTTTGGTTTTTTATTAGTGATACTAAGTTTTGTAACACTAACCGGATGCGACTCGAAAAATTCAAAAAAATCATCCGGCAATAAAAGTAGTGCCTCTTCCGGAAAAATAAAATGGGTTTACACAGACGATGTTTGTACTACTGTCTCGCCGTTTGTGTCGCAAACAAATATAGATCCTAATCATTACGCTTTTAGTACCTCGAACAAAAAAAAGATGGGCTTAACTTTGGTGCCGATTAACCCCGATGGCACAACCAACGACAAGGCCGCTTACCAGCACCCAAGTTGGAGGAAGGCCGGTTGGTTGTCGAAAATTGCCTTTGATAAGCAAGGCAATGTTTATGTAGTGCCCACGCCGCGCGTTAATATTTTAGAGAACCCGCTCGAAAAACAAAACACAATATATATTGTAGATGGCAAAACTGGCGAAATGAGTACATTTTTAGCCCTACCAATGCCAGATACCCCTCATGTGCAAAACCCTTATGGCTTGGTAGCGCTTACTTATTCGTGTACCAATAATATTATGTATGCCTCGTCAATTGCCGGCTCAACCCGAAACGAAGAGAAAGGGGTTATTTATAGTATTGATGTTGGTGCAAAAAAAGTAATCGACCAACTTTCGGGAATTGATGCAATGGGCATACGTGTAACTGCATTTACCGGAGAAAGAAGACTTTATTTTGGCAAAATACGTGCCTCCGGAATATGGTCAGTAGGTGTAAATCCAAACGGTACTTTTGCTGACGACCCCCGCTTTGAAGTATCGCTGGCCGATGCAGGCCCACGCGGAGACGACATAGCCCGCGAAATAAAAATAAACCAAAAAGGCGAAATGACAGTGTATGGCGTTGAGTTTCAGTATAATTTAATTGCCCCCACCGAAAAACAGGAAACACTTTATACCTTAATTTACGACCATCAGTTAAAAAAATGGCAGTTGCAGCCTTTTCTTTAAACTTTTTTTAAAAACTGCTTGATTCCAGCTAACACCAAGCTTAAAATAAAAAACCAGACCGCACAACTTAAATTAATCAGGCAGTCTGGCTTATTGCTTTAATTAGCTATTTTTTTCTTATTTTTCGGTGGCTTTGTCAGGGTTTGCGGTTTCATGGTAGGCCTTAATTGCCTCTTCTAAATGGTCTTCGTCTCCTTCAACATATCCGGAATGTTCGAATATAATTTTGCCGTTTTCATTTACTAAAATAGTGTGCGGTACACTTTGTGCATTGATGGCTCGTTTAAAATCTTCGTTCACATCTAACAGAACTTCGTAAGTCCATCTTTCGGCATCAACCAAGGGCTTAACACGTGCCGAACTGCGGGCATCGTCAGTACTTACCGCTACTAATTTAACGCCGTAGTCGGTTTGCCAGTCATCGTAAACCTCGGCAATATTGCGAAGCTCTTTTTTGCAGGGGGCGCACCAGGTAGCCCAAAAGCTAAAAATGGTGAGCCGGCCGGGTTGGGCGTAATTTTGAGCAATATTTACTTTTTGACCATCGGTATTGGCCAATTCAATATTGGGTAATTGATTGGCAGCGGCGGTGGGTGTTTCAGTGGCTTGAGTAGTTTGGGCTTTGACAGGGTTTATGGTGGCAAAACCAATAAACAATAAAGCAAAGGCGGCTAAACGAAAAAAGATCATAAATTAAATAAAATATTATGTTTTTGTGTTTTAAATAGGTGGCTAATTCATGGAGAGTTGGCTTGATTGGTATATAAAACTTGTTAGCATATTAACTTTTCAAAAAGTAAAAATAGGTAGGCGTGTTTGTTGAGCAAAAACAAAGAACAAAGATAAAGCCATCTGGGTAAAAATTCCGGATATAATACCCCGGAAAGAAATTTCATTACAATTTTGCCATTTTTTAACAAAATCCGGATAATAAATTCTATATTTCGCCCCATAACCCAAACGCTTTTAATCCTGTTTGTTTTAGACGCTTTACTTTTGTTTATGTTTAAGACCCAAATTCAATTTCAAAAAAAATGGGCAGTATTATGGAACTGCTTATTGCTTGGAGGAAGTTTATTATTGCCCTTTCATCCGGTTGTAGCGCAAGACAAAGCCCAATTTTCGGGCGATTTGCAAAGCAACACAAAATTTTTTATTGCTGATAGTGCCCGCGGCGCAGTTAATGTTCCATTTTACGATTATTTATTTTTTGGCTCCGAAAACTGGCTCAACTTAAATTGCCGCGTTCAGGGCTACGAAATTGGTGCACGGTTCGACTTTTTTCAAAATACCAATATTTTTTCACCTACGGTGGCCTATAGTGGGCAGGGTATAGGTCGTTGGTATGTATCAAAACATATTGAAAATTTTAGTATTACCGCCGGCCATTTTTACGACCAATACGCCACCGGCCATATTTTTAGAGCCTACGAAGCCAGACCATTAGGCATTGATCAAGCTATTTTAGGCGTAAACTTGGGCTATAAATTTAATAATCATCTTAATGCCAGGGCTTCTTCGGGCGTCGAAAAAAATATTTTTACCACCTACCGCCCTGTGCTTAAAGGAGGTAATTTAGAAGGCAACTGGACAATAAAAAAGGCCAGTATTATACCCGGCATCGCCTACCTTGGCCGCACCATTGACAACGAAACCATGTTAAGTATAGCCAGCGAAATTAACAGCTATCCGTTAGCCGACCGCTTTGTACCCAAATACAATACCAACGCGGTAGCACTTTACAATACGTTAAGCGTAGGCAATATTAGCTGGTATATAGAAGGGGCGTATAAAG
The sequence above is drawn from the Sphingobacteriales bacterium genome and encodes:
- a CDS encoding TlpA family protein disulfide reductase, coding for MIFFRLAAFALLFIGFATINPVKAQTTQATETPTAAANQLPNIELANTDGQKVNIAQNYAQPGRLTIFSFWATWCAPCKKELRNIAEVYDDWQTDYGVKLVAVSTDDARSSARVKPLVDAERWTYEVLLDVNEDFKRAINAQSVPHTILVNENGKIIFEHSGYVEGDEDHLEEAIKAYHETANPDKATEK